A section of the Streptomyces sp. NBC_01363 genome encodes:
- a CDS encoding adenylosuccinate lyase, with protein MDEEFRSLADRLADEADAAGESAAYRGLLATEGEEELARVLVERERPLWAREMAAFRLGCGGDRRAFEALVLLLNHRDPERCVSAAHALVCLGDPRTPRAAAALATNTLRTAYALHPVRLLTALRAPESVPALMSTLERLLAPDDPYWRVALACVEGLGQLGDERARPLLAAALPHPRLGGAARDALGRLGAP; from the coding sequence ATGGACGAGGAGTTCCGGTCGCTGGCGGACCGGCTTGCTGACGAGGCGGACGCGGCGGGGGAGTCGGCGGCGTACCGCGGACTGCTCGCCACCGAGGGCGAGGAGGAGCTGGCCCGCGTCCTGGTGGAACGCGAACGCCCGCTCTGGGCCCGCGAGATGGCCGCCTTCCGGCTCGGCTGCGGCGGAGACCGGCGGGCCTTCGAGGCACTGGTCCTGCTGCTCAACCACCGCGACCCGGAGCGGTGTGTCTCCGCCGCCCACGCCCTGGTGTGCCTCGGCGACCCCCGCACACCCCGGGCCGCCGCCGCCCTGGCGACCAACACCCTGCGCACCGCGTACGCCCTGCACCCGGTGCGGCTGCTCACCGCGCTGCGGGCCCCGGAGTCCGTACCGGCACTGATGAGCACCCTGGAACGGCTGCTCGCCCCGGACGACCCGTACTGGCGGGTGGCGCTCGCCTGTGTGGAGGGGCTCGGGCAGCTGGGGGACGAGCGGGCCCGCCCGCTGCTGGCAGCCGCTCTGCCGCACCCCAGGCTGGGCGGCGCGGCCCGCGATGCGCTCGGCCGGCTGGGCGCTCCCTGA
- a CDS encoding GNAT family N-acetyltransferase gives MNRDHEALLALFDREMREHARPDGPGVRVEHTGDVVRQVGTADDWNAVVWSAPALDPARADAVIAAQVAHYAALGHDEFEWKLYAHDRPADLAHRLLAAGFEAEEPETLLVAPVADLSKAVELPDGVRLRTVSDAEDVELMARAHERAFGSDWSRLRHQVLTRLAEDPDGFVGVLAMVGDEPVSSARMELYPGTGFAGLWGGGTVEAWRGKGVYRALVAFRARIAAERGYRYLQVDASGMSSPILRRLGFMALSTTTPYVYRSH, from the coding sequence ATGAATCGTGATCACGAAGCACTGCTGGCCCTTTTCGACCGCGAGATGCGCGAGCACGCCCGCCCCGACGGCCCCGGCGTACGGGTCGAGCACACCGGTGATGTCGTACGGCAGGTCGGCACGGCCGACGACTGGAACGCCGTCGTCTGGTCGGCCCCGGCCCTGGATCCCGCACGGGCGGACGCGGTGATCGCGGCCCAGGTGGCGCACTACGCGGCGCTCGGGCACGACGAGTTCGAGTGGAAGCTGTACGCGCACGACCGGCCGGCCGATCTGGCGCACAGGCTTCTGGCGGCCGGTTTCGAGGCGGAGGAGCCGGAGACCCTGCTGGTCGCCCCGGTCGCGGACCTCTCGAAGGCGGTGGAACTCCCCGACGGTGTGCGGCTGCGCACCGTGAGTGACGCCGAGGACGTGGAGCTGATGGCCCGCGCCCATGAGCGGGCGTTCGGCTCGGACTGGTCGCGGCTGCGGCATCAGGTGCTGACCAGGCTGGCCGAGGACCCGGACGGCTTCGTCGGCGTCCTCGCCATGGTGGGCGACGAGCCGGTGAGCTCGGCCCGGATGGAGCTGTACCCGGGCACGGGCTTCGCGGGGCTCTGGGGCGGCGGAACGGTCGAGGCGTGGCGCGGGAAGGGCGTCTACCGGGCCCTGGTGGCCTTCCGCGCCCGGATCGCGGCGGAGCGCGGCTACCGCTACCTTCAGGTCGATGCCTCCGGCATGAGCAGCCCGATCCTCCGGCGGCTCGGATTCATGGCCCTGAGCACCACGACCCCCTACGTGTACCGGTCTCACTGA
- the ccrA gene encoding crotonyl-CoA carboxylase/reductase, which yields MKEILDAIQSQDSTAADFAALSIPESYRAVTVHKDETEMFHGLSTRDKDPRKSLHLDEVPVPELGPGEALVAVMASSVNYNSVWTSIFEPMSTFGFLERYGRLSELTRRHDLPYHVIGSDLAGVVLRTGPGVNAWHPGDEVVAHCLSVELESSDGHNDTMLDPEQRIWGFETNFGGLAEIALVKSNQLMPKPQHLSWEEAAAPGLVNSTAYRQLVSRNGAGMKQGDNVLIWGASGGLGSYATQFALAGGANPICVVSSEQKADICRKMGAEAIIDRNAEGYKFWKDEHNQDPREWKRFGKRIRELTGGEDVDIVFEHPGRETFGASVYVTRKGGTIVTCASTSGYNHEYDNRYLWMSLKRIVGSHFANYREAWEANRLVAKGKIHPTLSKVYSLEETGQAAYDVHRNLHQGKVGVLALAPREGLGVRNEELREQHIDAINLFRDASAERADEHSRDV from the coding sequence GTGAAGGAAATCCTGGACGCGATCCAATCGCAGGACAGCACAGCCGCGGACTTCGCGGCCCTGTCCATTCCTGAGTCGTACCGCGCGGTGACCGTGCACAAGGACGAGACCGAGATGTTCCACGGGCTCTCCACCCGCGACAAGGACCCCCGCAAGTCGCTGCACCTCGACGAGGTCCCGGTGCCCGAACTCGGGCCCGGCGAGGCCCTGGTCGCCGTCATGGCGAGCTCGGTCAACTACAACTCCGTGTGGACCTCGATCTTCGAGCCGATGTCCACCTTCGGCTTCCTGGAGCGCTACGGAAGGCTCAGCGAGCTCACCAGGCGCCACGACCTGCCGTACCACGTCATCGGTTCCGACCTGGCGGGCGTCGTCCTGCGGACCGGTCCCGGCGTCAATGCCTGGCACCCCGGCGACGAGGTCGTCGCCCACTGCCTCTCGGTCGAACTGGAGTCCTCGGACGGCCACAACGACACGATGCTCGACCCCGAGCAGCGCATCTGGGGCTTCGAGACCAACTTCGGCGGCCTGGCGGAGATCGCACTCGTCAAGTCCAACCAGCTGATGCCGAAGCCGCAGCACCTCAGCTGGGAGGAGGCCGCGGCTCCCGGCCTGGTCAACTCCACCGCGTACCGCCAGCTCGTCTCGCGCAACGGCGCCGGCATGAAGCAGGGCGACAACGTGCTGATCTGGGGCGCCAGCGGCGGACTCGGCTCGTACGCCACGCAGTTCGCGCTGGCCGGCGGCGCCAACCCGATCTGTGTCGTCTCCAGCGAGCAGAAGGCCGACATCTGCCGGAAGATGGGCGCCGAGGCGATCATCGACCGCAACGCCGAGGGCTACAAGTTCTGGAAGGACGAGCACAACCAGGACCCGCGCGAGTGGAAGCGGTTCGGCAAACGCATCCGTGAACTCACCGGCGGCGAGGACGTGGACATCGTCTTCGAGCACCCGGGCCGCGAGACCTTCGGCGCCTCGGTGTACGTGACCCGCAAGGGCGGCACGATCGTCACCTGCGCCTCCACCTCCGGCTACAACCACGAGTACGACAACCGCTACCTGTGGATGTCGCTGAAGAGGATCGTGGGCTCGCACTTCGCCAACTACCGCGAGGCGTGGGAGGCCAACCGGCTGGTCGCCAAGGGCAAGATCCACCCCACCCTGTCGAAGGTCTACTCCCTGGAGGAGACCGGCCAGGCCGCGTACGACGTCCACCGCAACCTCCACCAGGGCAAGGTCGGCGTACTGGCGCTGGCGCCGCGCGAGGGGCTGGGCGTGCGCAACGAGGAACTGCGCGAGCAGCACATCGACGCCATCAACCTGTTCCGTGACGCGTCAGCGGAGCGGGCCGACGAACACAGCAGGGACGTCTGA
- a CDS encoding TetR family transcriptional regulator, whose amino-acid sequence MSQPARSPRVSAAPDAPESAAGTRAAAQRLRMRRELAAAAMELFATKGYEATTVDEIAGAAGVARRTFFRHFRSKEEAIFPDHDDTLVRAEAVLNAAPAHEHPLDTVCRGIKEVMKMYAAKPAVSVARYKLTREVPTLREAEIASVARYERLFTRYLLGHFDERDHHVGNDDPLLAEVAASAVVTAHNHVLRRWLRAGGEGDVEAQLDHAFAIVRDTFGTGIGAGRTVGAEPAKQPAASVTSQGEVLVAVARTDAPLDEVMRTIQQALQDR is encoded by the coding sequence ATGTCCCAGCCCGCCAGGTCCCCCCGTGTCTCCGCCGCGCCCGACGCCCCGGAAAGTGCCGCAGGCACGCGCGCCGCCGCCCAACGGCTCAGAATGCGCCGTGAACTGGCCGCCGCGGCGATGGAACTCTTCGCCACGAAGGGGTACGAGGCAACGACGGTCGACGAGATCGCGGGCGCCGCCGGAGTCGCCCGGCGGACCTTCTTCCGGCACTTCCGCTCCAAGGAAGAGGCGATCTTCCCGGACCACGACGACACCCTCGTCAGGGCCGAGGCCGTCCTCAATGCCGCACCGGCGCACGAGCACCCCCTCGACACCGTCTGCCGCGGCATCAAGGAAGTCATGAAGATGTACGCGGCGAAGCCCGCGGTCTCCGTGGCCCGTTACAAGCTGACCCGCGAGGTCCCCACCCTGCGCGAGGCGGAGATCGCCTCGGTGGCCCGCTACGAGCGGCTGTTCACCCGCTATCTGCTGGGCCATTTCGACGAGCGCGACCACCACGTCGGCAATGACGACCCGCTGCTGGCGGAGGTCGCGGCGTCCGCCGTGGTCACCGCGCACAACCATGTGCTGCGCCGCTGGCTGCGCGCGGGCGGCGAGGGTGACGTCGAGGCGCAGCTCGACCATGCCTTCGCGATCGTCCGCGACACCTTCGGGACCGGTATCGGGGCCGGCCGGACCGTCGGTGCCGAGCCCGCGAAGCAGCCGGCCGCCTCGGTGACGTCCCAGGGCGAGGTGCTGGTCGCCGTGGCGCGGACGGACGCGCCGCTCGACGAAGTGATGCGCACCATCCAGCAGGCGCTCCAGGACCGCTGA
- a CDS encoding CoA ester lyase, with protein MTAVNRLRPRRSCLAVPGSNPRFLEKAQGLPADQVFLDLEDACAPLAKEGARHTIVDALNNGDWTGKTRVVRVNDWTTHWTYRDVVTVVEGAGQNLDCIMLPKVQDAQQVVALDLLLTQIEKTMGFEVGKIGIEAQIENAKGLVNIDDIAAASPRLETLIFGPADFMASINMKTLVVGQQPPGYGADAYHYILMRILMAARTHDLQAIDGPFLQIRDVDAYREVAGRAAALGFDGKWVLHPGQVDAANEVFSPSQEDYDHAELILDAYEWCTSEEGGKKGSAMLGDEMIDEASRKMALVVAGKGRAAGMQRTSKFEAPEA; from the coding sequence ATGACTGCCGTCAACCGCCTGCGTCCGCGCCGTTCCTGCCTGGCAGTGCCCGGCTCGAACCCGCGGTTCCTGGAGAAGGCCCAGGGCCTCCCCGCCGACCAGGTCTTCCTCGACCTGGAGGACGCCTGCGCGCCGCTCGCCAAGGAAGGCGCCCGGCACACCATCGTCGACGCGCTGAACAACGGTGACTGGACGGGCAAGACCCGGGTCGTGCGGGTCAACGACTGGACCACGCACTGGACGTACCGGGACGTCGTCACGGTCGTCGAGGGCGCCGGCCAGAACCTCGACTGCATCATGCTGCCCAAGGTCCAGGACGCCCAGCAGGTCGTCGCCCTCGACCTGCTGCTGACCCAGATCGAGAAGACGATGGGCTTCGAGGTCGGGAAGATCGGCATCGAGGCGCAGATCGAGAACGCCAAGGGCCTGGTGAACATCGACGACATCGCCGCCGCCTCGCCCCGCCTGGAGACGCTGATCTTCGGCCCGGCCGACTTCATGGCGTCGATCAACATGAAGACCCTGGTCGTCGGTCAGCAGCCGCCCGGGTACGGCGCGGACGCGTACCACTACATCCTGATGCGCATTCTGATGGCGGCCCGTACGCACGACCTCCAGGCGATCGACGGTCCCTTCCTGCAGATCCGTGACGTGGACGCGTACCGCGAGGTCGCGGGCCGTGCGGCGGCGCTGGGCTTCGACGGCAAGTGGGTGCTCCACCCGGGCCAGGTCGACGCGGCCAACGAGGTGTTCTCGCCCTCGCAGGAGGACTACGACCACGCGGAGCTGATCCTCGACGCATACGAGTGGTGCACCTCCGAGGAGGGCGGCAAGAAGGGCTCGGCGATGCTCGGCGACGAGATGATCGACGAGGCGAGCCGCAAGATGGCCCTGGTCGTCGCGGGCAAGGGCCGCGCGGCCGGTATGCAGCGCACCTCCAAGTTCGAAGCACCGGAGGCCTGA
- a CDS encoding GNAT family N-acetyltransferase yields MTTGTTPTGIHVRDMTVDDCEAVTRLRVRGWQAAYAGLVPQSYLEGMDRTVAEDAERRRASLARGTTLVNVVAERTGPGMIGWACYGPYRENGGPPARGELYALYVAPEQIGTGAGRALMAETLTRAAADGFPDLVLWVLKENAPARRFYERAGFRPDGAEESFEADGALVPEVRYVRALGGPAAS; encoded by the coding sequence ATGACGACAGGGACCACACCCACCGGGATACATGTCCGGGACATGACCGTCGACGACTGCGAGGCGGTCACTCGGCTCCGGGTGCGCGGCTGGCAGGCGGCCTACGCGGGACTGGTGCCTCAGTCCTACCTGGAAGGCATGGACCGCACCGTCGCCGAGGACGCGGAGCGGCGCCGCGCGTCCCTGGCCCGGGGCACCACGCTCGTGAACGTGGTGGCCGAACGGACTGGCCCCGGGATGATCGGCTGGGCCTGCTACGGCCCGTACCGGGAGAACGGCGGGCCACCGGCGCGGGGCGAGCTGTACGCGCTCTACGTGGCACCCGAGCAGATCGGGACCGGGGCGGGCCGCGCCCTGATGGCGGAGACACTCACCCGCGCCGCGGCCGACGGCTTCCCGGACCTGGTGCTGTGGGTCCTGAAGGAGAACGCCCCGGCCCGCCGGTTCTACGAGCGCGCGGGCTTCCGTCCCGACGGCGCCGAGGAGTCCTTCGAGGCGGACGGCGCGCTCGTGCCCGAGGTGCGGTACGTACGCGCTCTCGGCGGCCCCGCCGCTTCCTGA
- a CDS encoding protein meaA, with the protein MSGRQKDRPWLMRTYAGHSTAEASNELYRRNLAKGQTGLSVAFDLPTQTGYDPDHILARGEVGRVGVPVSHLGDMRRLLQDIPLEQMNTSMTINATAMWLLALYQVVAEEQGADPTKLQGTTQNDIVKEYLSRGTHVFPPGPSLRLTTDMIAYTVNRIPKWNPINICSYHLQEAGATPVQEIAYAMSTAIAVLDAVRDSGQVPEERFGDVVARISFFVNAGVRFIEEMCKMRAFGRIWDQVTRERYGITDAKQRRFRYGVQVNSLGLTEAQPENNVQRIVLEMLAVTLSKDARARAVQLPAWNEALGLPRPWDQQWSLRIQQVLAHESDLLEYEDIFAGSHVIEAKVDELVAESLAEIDRIERMGGAMAAVESGYLKSELVSSHAARRARIEGGEERIVGVNIYETTEPNPLTADLDGAIMTVDPANEARVVAALHDWRDNRDEARATEALAALKKAAAGTDNMMEATVECARAGVTTGEWSWALRDVFGEFRAPTGVSSAPVAVTAEAGTPLALVREKVARTAADLGAGRLRLLVGKPGLDGHSNGAEQIAVRARDAGFEVVYQGIRLTPEQIVSAALAEDVHCVGLSILSGSHAELVPDVLTRLREAGAADIPVIAGGIIPPADASALIGAGVAAVFTPKDFGITEIIGRIVDEIRKANKLDPLEVPA; encoded by the coding sequence ATGAGCGGGCGTCAGAAGGACCGCCCGTGGCTCATGCGGACGTACGCCGGCCACTCGACCGCCGAGGCGTCCAACGAGCTCTACCGGCGCAACCTCGCCAAGGGCCAGACCGGCCTGTCGGTCGCCTTCGACCTGCCGACGCAGACGGGTTACGACCCCGACCACATCCTCGCCCGCGGCGAGGTCGGCCGGGTCGGCGTTCCCGTCTCGCACCTCGGTGACATGCGCCGGCTGCTCCAGGACATCCCCCTGGAGCAGATGAACACCTCGATGACGATCAACGCCACCGCGATGTGGCTGCTGGCGCTCTACCAGGTGGTCGCCGAGGAACAGGGCGCCGATCCCACGAAGCTCCAGGGCACCACGCAGAACGACATCGTCAAGGAGTACCTCTCGCGCGGGACGCACGTCTTCCCGCCCGGCCCCTCGCTGCGGCTGACCACCGACATGATCGCGTACACGGTCAACCGCATCCCGAAGTGGAACCCGATCAACATCTGCAGCTACCACCTGCAGGAGGCGGGGGCCACTCCGGTCCAGGAGATCGCGTACGCCATGTCGACGGCCATCGCGGTCCTGGACGCCGTGCGCGATTCCGGTCAGGTGCCCGAGGAGCGGTTCGGCGATGTGGTCGCGCGGATCTCCTTCTTCGTGAACGCGGGCGTCCGGTTCATCGAGGAGATGTGCAAGATGCGCGCCTTCGGCCGCATCTGGGACCAGGTCACCCGCGAGCGGTACGGCATCACCGATGCCAAGCAGCGCCGCTTCCGCTACGGCGTCCAGGTCAACTCGCTCGGGCTGACCGAGGCGCAGCCGGAGAACAACGTCCAGCGCATCGTCCTGGAGATGCTGGCCGTCACCCTCTCCAAGGACGCCCGCGCCCGCGCCGTCCAGCTGCCGGCGTGGAACGAGGCACTGGGGCTCCCCCGGCCCTGGGACCAGCAGTGGTCGCTCCGTATCCAGCAGGTGCTCGCGCACGAGAGCGATCTGCTGGAGTACGAGGACATCTTCGCCGGGTCGCACGTCATCGAGGCCAAGGTGGACGAGCTGGTCGCCGAGTCGCTCGCCGAGATCGACCGGATCGAGCGGATGGGCGGCGCCATGGCGGCCGTGGAGTCCGGCTATCTGAAGTCCGAGCTGGTCTCCTCGCACGCCGCCCGCCGGGCCCGGATCGAAGGCGGCGAGGAACGGATCGTCGGCGTCAACATCTACGAGACGACGGAGCCGAACCCGCTCACCGCGGACCTCGACGGGGCGATCATGACGGTCGACCCCGCCAATGAGGCCAGGGTCGTCGCCGCCCTGCACGACTGGCGCGACAACCGCGACGAGGCCCGCGCCACCGAGGCGCTGGCGGCGCTGAAGAAGGCCGCGGCGGGCACCGACAACATGATGGAAGCGACCGTGGAGTGCGCCCGCGCGGGTGTCACCACCGGCGAGTGGTCCTGGGCGCTGCGCGATGTCTTCGGCGAGTTCCGGGCCCCGACGGGCGTCTCGTCCGCGCCGGTCGCGGTGACCGCCGAGGCGGGCACCCCGCTCGCCCTGGTCCGCGAGAAGGTCGCCCGCACCGCGGCCGACCTGGGCGCCGGACGGCTGCGGCTGCTGGTCGGCAAGCCGGGCCTGGACGGACATTCCAACGGCGCCGAGCAGATCGCCGTACGGGCCCGTGACGCCGGTTTCGAGGTCGTCTATCAGGGGATCAGGCTGACCCCCGAACAGATCGTCTCGGCCGCGCTCGCCGAGGACGTGCACTGCGTCGGCCTGTCGATCCTGTCCGGTTCGCACGCCGAGCTCGTACCGGACGTGCTCACCCGGCTGCGCGAGGCGGGCGCCGCCGACATCCCGGTCATCGCGGGCGGGATCATTCCGCCCGCCGACGCGTCGGCCCTGATCGGGGCCGGTGTCGCCGCCGTATTCACCCCGAAGGATTTCGGTATCACGGAGATCATCGGCCGTATCGTCGACGAGATCCGGAAAGCGAACAAGCTCGACCCTCTGGAGGTCCCCGCATGA
- a CDS encoding MaoC family dehydratase — protein MQFGRTYEEFEVGAVYKHWPGKTVTEYDDHLFCLLTMNHHPLHMDSNYAERTTDFGKNVVVGNYIYSLLLGMSVPDVSGKAIANLEVESLKHVAPTFHGDTIYGETTVLDKTPSKSKSDRGIVHVETKGYKQDGTLVCVFRRKVMVPTETYIKERGGEQPGRPELNQPSQKNVEK, from the coding sequence ATGCAGTTCGGGCGCACATACGAGGAGTTCGAGGTCGGTGCGGTCTACAAGCACTGGCCCGGGAAGACGGTCACCGAGTACGACGACCACCTCTTCTGTCTGCTGACCATGAATCATCACCCGTTGCACATGGACAGCAACTATGCGGAACGGACGACCGATTTCGGAAAGAATGTTGTCGTCGGCAACTACATCTACTCGCTGTTGCTCGGCATGTCCGTCCCGGACGTCTCCGGAAAGGCGATCGCCAATCTGGAGGTCGAGTCGCTGAAGCATGTCGCCCCGACCTTCCACGGCGACACGATCTACGGCGAGACCACCGTTCTCGACAAGACTCCGTCAAAATCCAAGAGCGACCGCGGAATCGTCCACGTGGAGACCAAGGGCTACAAGCAGGACGGGACACTCGTCTGCGTGTTCCGCCGCAAGGTGATGGTCCCCACCGAGACGTACATCAAGGAGCGCGGCGGCGAGCAGCCCGGCCGCCCGGAGCTGAACCAGCCTTCGCAGAAGAACGTGGAGAAGTAG
- a CDS encoding 3-hydroxyacyl-CoA dehydrogenase family protein yields the protein MDTPLSTIAVVGLGTMGTGIAEVLARAGHEVIGIDISDAAARQAVAALEASTARAVRRERITEEERSDVLARFRTFADLRAAAEAELVIEVVPESYEIKQQVFRELDAIVSPTAILATGTNALSVTRLAAESLRPERVLGLHFFNPAPAMKLVEVVSSVLTAPPAVEAVTALARSLGKEPVAVGDRPGFVADGLLFGYLNQAAAMYEANYASREDIDAAMKLGCGLPMGPLALLDLIGVDTARTVLEAMYSESHDRLHAPAPVLRQLSEAGLTGRKSGRGFYTYQAAGSQTVVPDALAPRDDRAAVAGRTVRSVGVAGSGTMASGIAEVFAKAGYDVVLAARGQEKADTAKGRIAKSLERSVTKGRLTAEARDEALARITAAGSLDAFADVDLAVEAVAEDLAVKQQLFGTLDKVCKPGAVLATTTSSLPVVAIARATSRPQDVIGMHFFNPAPAMKLVEVVRTVLTADDVHATVREVCAEVRKHPVDCGDRAGFIVNALLFPYLNNAIKMVEEHYATLDDIDAAMKLGGGYPMGPFELLDVVGLDVSLAIEKVLHSEFRDPGLAPAPLLEHLVAAGCLGRKTGRGFREHARR from the coding sequence ATGGACACCCCACTCAGCACCATTGCCGTCGTCGGCCTCGGCACCATGGGCACCGGCATCGCCGAGGTCCTGGCCCGCGCCGGCCACGAGGTCATCGGCATCGACATCAGCGACGCGGCCGCCCGTCAGGCCGTCGCCGCCCTGGAAGCCTCGACCGCCCGCGCCGTGCGGCGCGAGCGGATCACCGAGGAGGAGCGGAGCGATGTCCTCGCCCGGTTCCGTACCTTCGCCGACCTCCGGGCCGCCGCGGAGGCGGAGCTGGTCATCGAGGTCGTGCCCGAGTCGTACGAGATCAAGCAGCAGGTCTTCCGGGAGCTCGACGCGATCGTCTCTCCCACCGCGATCCTGGCGACCGGCACCAACGCCCTTTCGGTGACCCGGCTGGCCGCCGAATCGCTGCGCCCCGAGCGCGTGCTCGGTCTGCACTTCTTCAACCCGGCACCGGCGATGAAGCTGGTCGAGGTGGTGTCCTCGGTGCTGACCGCGCCGCCGGCCGTCGAGGCGGTCACCGCGCTCGCCCGCAGCCTGGGCAAGGAGCCGGTCGCGGTCGGCGACCGGCCGGGCTTCGTCGCCGACGGGCTGCTGTTCGGGTACCTCAACCAGGCCGCCGCGATGTACGAGGCCAACTACGCCTCCCGGGAGGACATCGACGCGGCGATGAAGCTCGGCTGCGGTCTGCCGATGGGCCCGCTCGCCCTGCTCGACCTGATCGGGGTCGACACCGCCCGTACCGTCCTGGAGGCGATGTACTCCGAGTCGCACGACCGGCTGCACGCCCCGGCGCCCGTTCTCCGGCAGCTGAGCGAGGCGGGGCTGACCGGCCGCAAGTCGGGCCGCGGCTTCTACACGTACCAGGCGGCCGGCAGCCAGACCGTGGTGCCGGACGCGCTGGCCCCGCGGGACGACCGGGCGGCGGTGGCCGGGCGTACCGTGCGTTCGGTGGGTGTCGCGGGTTCCGGGACGATGGCCTCGGGGATCGCCGAGGTCTTCGCGAAGGCCGGGTACGACGTGGTGCTCGCCGCCCGCGGCCAGGAGAAGGCGGACACGGCGAAGGGCCGGATCGCCAAGTCGCTGGAGCGTTCCGTCACCAAGGGGCGGCTGACGGCCGAGGCGCGGGACGAGGCCCTGGCCCGGATCACCGCGGCCGGTTCGCTGGACGCCTTCGCCGATGTCGATCTCGCGGTGGAGGCCGTCGCCGAGGACCTGGCGGTCAAGCAGCAGTTGTTCGGGACCCTGGACAAGGTCTGCAAGCCGGGTGCCGTCCTCGCCACCACCACCTCGTCGCTGCCGGTCGTGGCGATCGCGCGGGCCACCTCGCGTCCGCAGGACGTGATCGGGATGCACTTCTTCAACCCGGCGCCGGCGATGAAGCTGGTCGAGGTGGTCCGTACGGTGCTCACCGCCGACGACGTCCACGCCACCGTCCGTGAGGTCTGCGCCGAGGTCCGCAAGCACCCGGTGGACTGCGGGGACCGGGCCGGTTTCATCGTCAACGCGCTGCTGTTCCCGTATCTCAACAACGCGATCAAGATGGTCGAGGAGCACTACGCGACCCTCGACGACATCGACGCCGCGATGAAGCTGGGCGGCGGCTACCCGATGGGCCCGTTCGAACTGCTCGACGTCGTCGGGCTCGATGTCTCCCTGGCCATCGAGAAGGTGCTGCACAGCGAGTTCCGCGACCCGGGTCTGGCTCCGGCTCCGCTGCTCGAACATCTGGTGGCCGCCGGCTGCCTCGGCCGCAAGACGGGGCGCGGCTTCCGCGAACATGCCCGGCGCTGA